TTACGACAAAGATCGCTTAGAATTAGTTATAGTTGACAATGCATCACTAGATAAAACCTTAAGAGCGATCGAAGAGGCAAAACTCCCGTTTAGAGTTACTATCATAAAGATGAAGAAGAACCTAGGATTACCCGCGGCATATAATAAAGGCGCTTTAGCGTCGAGGGCGTCAGATTATATTATGTTTATGAATGACGATGTGATACTTGAAGCTAACGCCGTAGCTGAACTTGTAGATATTTTAGAAAGCGACCACACAATCGGTGCGATTCAGCCATTAATAGTACATCCTCAAGGTACCATTGAGTGCGGTTTTGACATAGGCTTTGGAGGCTTCGTTCTGCCTTCACAAAGTTCATATGAAGAGGTCATGAATAGAGGCATGGGCGAACCTTTTTGTATAGCTGGTTGTGCCTGCTTAATACGCGCCAGTGTGTTTTTCGCCTGTGGTATGTTTGACGAAGCCTTCTTCTGGGGCTATGACGACGTTGATCTTTGCTGGAGGATTAGAAAACTTGGCTATAAATTGGCGGTTACAAAGAGAGCGAGAGTCGTTCATTACGGAAGTGCCACGCTTGGTAAAGAGCACCCCCTGAAGCACTATCTTAACCTAAGGAATAGTTCGCTCACGCTTCTCAAAAATCTTGATGTGAAGTTTCTG
This genomic interval from Candidatus Nezhaarchaeota archaeon contains the following:
- a CDS encoding glycosyltransferase family 2 protein, which codes for MRLLPKVCIVMVTYNSISKLGDFFGQVLNSFKQIDYDKDRLELVIVDNASLDKTLRAIEEAKLPFRVTIIKMKKNLGLPAAYNKGALASRASDYIMFMNDDVILEANAVAELVDILESDHTIGAIQPLIVHPQGTIECGFDIGFGGFVLPSQSSYEEVMNRGMGEPFCIAGCACLIRASVFFACGMFDEAFFWGYDDVDLCWRIRKLGYKLAVTKRARVVHYGSATLGKEHPLKHYLNLRNSSLTLLKNLDVKFLILACPIRLIQTLRLLIWRLKLRDRASSIAMIKGIISSLKLSKAVLSKRAKPPRKLPPRKGFSPSVDVKMLIGLPKNKG